One genomic segment of Cottoperca gobio chromosome 21, fCotGob3.1, whole genome shotgun sequence includes these proteins:
- the LOC115026494 gene encoding histone deacetylase 4-like, with translation MSAHSRSVDVSTAALPMQVPPTTTAILPMDLRVVDHPHLHHHHLHLHHQQPPFSLVPQPHPTPPVSTACPVSSEPGRGPVINHQEQQLQQELVTLKHKQQLQRQLLIAEFQRQHEQLSRQHEVQLQEHIKLS, from the exons tGGACGTGAGCACGGCAGCACTGCCCATGCAGGTGCCCCCCACCACCACAGCCATCCTTCCCATGGATCTGCGCGTAGTGGACCATCCTCACCTccaccatcaccacctccacctccaccaccagcaGCCCCCCTTCAGCCTGGTTCCCCAGCCCCACCCTACACCGCCCGTCTCCACAGCCTGTCCGGTGTCCTCGGAGCCAGGCCGCGGGCCAGTCATTA ACCACcaggagcagcagctgcagcaggagctgGTGACTctcaaacacaagcagcagctccagaggCAGCTTCTGATCGCTGAGTTCCAGAGGCAGCATGAACAGCTGTCGCGACAACATGAAGTCCAGCTGCAGGAACATATCAAG CTTTCCTAG